From the Cohaesibacter sp. ES.047 genome, the window TGCGATCAGGCGGCGCCCAGCTTGGCGGAACATTTGGCAAGGATGTCAAGGTAACCTTCAACATTCCAGGCCGAGCGACCGATGAACAGGCCGTCGATATTCGGGCAGGAAATCAATTCTTCGCAGTTGCCCGGATTGACCGAACCGCCATAGAGACAAAGCGGGCGGTGTCCCAGCACGTCTTCTGCAACGGCCAAAATCTCTGCCTGCCGCGCATCTGCATAGTCCGAGCTTGCCGGGATGCCGTTGTCGCCAATGGCCCAAACCGGCTCATAGGCCAGCAGGACCGGTGCTGTCTTCTGGTCACCCGACAATTTGCCAAGCGCACCGCGCACTTCCTCTTCAAGAACCTGTTGGGCTCTGCCGGATTCCTTTTCTTTCAGCGTTTCCCCAACACAGATCAGAGGCGTTAGGCCATGGCGGATGGCCGCCTCCGTTTTCAGCCCGACCGTCTCATTGGTCTCACCAAAGAACTCACGCCGTTCTGAATGGCCCAGCTCGACAAGATCAAGGTTGCAATCTGTCAGCATGAGGGGCGAAACCTCCCCCGTCCAGGCCCCTTCGTCCTTCCAATGCATATTCTGTGCACCCACTTTTACCGATGTGTCCGCGAGCAGGGACTTGACCTCTCGCACGGC encodes:
- a CDS encoding triose-phosphate isomerase; the encoded protein is MTVTPQFWIGTSWKMNKTLAEATAFASALKAADAERDPRIQRFIVPPFTAVREVKSLLADTSVKVGAQNMHWKDEGAWTGEVSPLMLTDCNLDLVELGHSERREFFGETNETVGLKTEAAIRHGLTPLICVGETLKEKESGRAQQVLEEEVRGALGKLSGDQKTAPVLLAYEPVWAIGDNGIPASSDYADARQAEILAVAEDVLGHRPLCLYGGSVNPGNCEELISCPNIDGLFIGRSAWNVEGYLDILAKCSAKLGAA